Genomic window (Culex pipiens pallens isolate TS chromosome 3, TS_CPP_V2, whole genome shotgun sequence):
TGATAAATCTTCCAGTTTGGTAAACATACATATTAAAGAACTACCAACCATTTGAACGTTACAATTTCATGattaaattaatatattttttttccgctaaatatttgaaacatagacagaaatcgatttaaaaaagcatggtaacaattattgaaatatagTCAGACAAGTGCTTTAAAACTCAGTAATCTTTCCTCTTCCACTATCCaccttaacgtgaagacttccatcattgtcatgatttttcgttcaaagatataaattttgcgtcgctttcaatattttgacaaaattctttcaacaagttgtttagaatagtgccctacacttgctgattccttttggtaacgattatcccattccttgtaaagttttggaaatcgtcattaatcaatgattgccaactaggacgtcaatgactgtgccagaaaattattaaaattttgaagcacatttgatttagatcaaaaattctttcagtggcttcaagaaggcaacaaccggcacatgctcattccttttggtgctgaaattcgttaaattgaatttaatacagaatattttataatgatgatcttcgaaaatgatcaacggcttcaccttaaagagATGAATGTACAATGATGTAAAAtctctataataaaaaaaattgtgtaggctgcataaaaaaatccatttgtaGAGAACTTctaaaatctggcaaccctggcgTAAGATATCGGTACTTAGGTAATCACgacgtgttttctagaacaaactttacaggaaaaaataatcatctctgctttcaaaagtgtcttataggaaatttgctCAGCTTTCAGATGCTTCACAGAGCGAAAAATTTCGTCAAGTAATTTCTGAAAtatccatttttttaagttttttttttgttttaaattccttcatcatttattggaaactttttaataacagttcaggaaacttgtcaaatgttgtgttttatgtgtcataaattcatcaaaatatgcTAAATAAGACAAGAgagaactttgtagaaggttgctaattgcttaaaattttgaaaattcaattcaattgagtttttttaataagtgggatttattcagaaattcaaatcataaaagagcaattccagctcaaatcaggaatttttctggtacttttgtacccgaccctctccgatttcaatgaaactttgtagacatgttatcctaggcctatataagccatttttgtgtatatggagccaattgtactcgaaaatgatttttttgttttgtaatttaaaaattactgtatctcgaagccgttgcatcgtatcaaaaagtggtcaagtcaagtggacaaacttgtaggaaattggacgagctttctaaaaaaatacactgaaagaaaaatacacgccacttgtacgagatttttcaatttttaagtttaaaagttaaatttgaaggtgatgccacgattttttttcgttcaaaatttttgtgaaaatagcttaaaatgtatcaaaaagactaacgaaaaatgcaggatggtatgtctctcctaaaaaaatacttaaatcatttacctaaactgttttttttttgaaaagtggtctaaacgtcaaaactttcaaaaaccgatagtgggaatcgatttcccagacaattttacataatagtctccatattgactactgtcctatgtccaatccttgtaaagttacagcggttaaaaataaaaatgtaaaaaataggttttttgatggctttttttttcaattcctaaatgacagacttgatttttcagtctcgaaaatatttttactgcaaagctcgtccaatttcctataagtttgcctctagaactttgcagaacttaatttgatcaaatctgtaatttttgcgatcaaaaacatcgttccaactttttttttcgcgtgtaaaaaaaaattcgccaaaaattccgcggaggcagttgttttaaaaaaggtggaacgatgttttcggtcgcagaaattacacatttgttcaaatcaagttctgcaaaattttaggatcatctagacattcttacaaatcactggaaacaagaatcgtccagattggttgagtaatgcccgagaaccagcgagttgaagttaccgttccaccttttttgggaggcttgggcgtccgtgtaagttggacatgcgttgggcgttccagcgttaaaaaaaattatccaaaaattaaacacaaacttcctttccaaactatttgaacaaaaatcaaggtATTTGTTAAAcgtgtttaaaaaaagattagaTTAACAAGACTTCAATAACATTGCAAAAAAAGACTTCAAtaacattgtaaaaaaaaaacattattaacactcataaaatgtatttcttctgaagcttgcaacagtaatgtgtagttcaattttgattaaaaaaaatatgttgtatccatgcaactgttTAATGTTTAGTTAAGGATATAtgatatttattcttaaaaattcaataatacccttaacaatctcaaatctgcaaaaaaaacggTTGTATCAGTTAAATTTGAGCAGACGGATGTTATTTGTGctcaaaataatgtaataatctttttatttttgtataacacgccatttgacaagtttcctgaactgttattgaaaagtttccaataaataataaaggattttaaaactaaaaacctacacagaaaaaaaaaaatcatggttacaTTATATTTGgcaaggggtacatcttttatgtcagaaaaaatgtgtaattttacctctgaaaatgtgtaattttaccacttttctgttgtaatgtcgctttttccgtctaaattgaagtaaaattacatcataaaagaggtaatattcaatctttccaaatttacacaatgttTTACTGTGTACAAAATTGATatcttgggaccatccataaactacgtggacacttttttggagatTGCTAATTTTCTTGCACTCACCTTAAATTTGCAATtcattttccttatttttttaattttgcgtgTCTCCGCCTTTTTGACCGTGACCAGTGCTGGCCagagtacaaataaaatttgtactagccGAGCGAaactatttatttaatcctTTTAATAGTTTTGAGAAAATCAAACATCATCTGCCACTTTGTTTTGtggatttagaaatttaagaaatcgtccaagttgtacaaaatatttgcaaaattgtCCCATTACATAAAATTGTATATAGCGGGACGGTGAGACAAGTACgcttttattgtaaattttggttgaaaaaatccccgttttatcaaattcccaaaaatacacGCTGAATAATCATTTCGTTTGTGGACAGCTTAGTTCTCTAAATAactaaagtaatttaaaaaaattctaaccaCTTTTTTTACCAacctttgaaaagtttttagccAAAATTAATCTACAGATTTGtattctaaaataaaatcttcaaaaatcaattaaaaatcttaaacaatttaaaaaaattataagtgaCAGAAAACAAAACCATCAATTTGATACATATAAAGATTGGATGTTAGATTGggcataaaacaaaaaaaaacaaaaacaaaaaaaacaaacagaattgTGAAATTTAGTAGATAAGATGtctaaaattgtcattttcatttaaaagccttttaaaatcgattgaaaacaatttaaaatacattgcaTCATGCTTATTTATTATTTGACTCAATTGAAGCCTttttaaccttttaaaaaaaatgaaatttaaaaccacAGACgaaaaagtagtcgaaaaaaaaatattttcttaaattcatccttgtataaagcattttttgatactctccgccaatttttgtttaaatttggcttgaaatttgatattttgttttttttgcccgAACAGAGCCATCATACTTAAAAGTTTCGGACCAGGCTATCGAGAAAGAAAAGTTATTCCAGCATAATCCGATTTCATCCCTTTCCACCCCTCATTCTCCTCATTAAAAAGAAAACTCTTTTTGCTTGTTTCCTCCCTCTTATTCCGTAGAGTTGCGAGTTGAGTTGTCTTGTTACTTGTGAATGTTACACTTTTCTCTTACTACTCTTTGGTTTGGATTTGCCAAGTTTGCTCGAATTACACCAACTTTTTCGCTCATCGCCGTTGTCTTttcttagaataaaaaaaatcacattttccaTCACCTTTTGCCCTATTTGCGTGACAcgagaacaaagttttttttttgtgtggttatTTGTTTGAGTTTTTCCTTCTAATTGAATAGCTATTTTTAGAATTGATAGATAATACTAGGTAGGGGGATTAGTTCTCTCCGAATcggtttttttaactttcagcaaagtttttctttttNNNNNNNNNNNNNNNNNNNNNNNNNNNNNNNNNNNNNNNNNNNNNNNNNNNNNNNNNNNNNNNNNNNNNNNNNNNNNNNNNNNNNNNNNNNNNNNNNNNNCTTTTCGAATTATTTTGTCGAAATGATCCCTCATCAAGGACAAACATCTTTCAATTCGAATTCGTCAAGGTATCTGCGCTATAAACTTGTTCCAATTTGACTAACTAGAAATTTCCGTGAATTTTCTGTGTAACTTTAATACCTGTTTCACCGCAAACGAAAACcaagaaaaaacaatttccaatttttgcagAGCGGCGAAAACAGTCGACGGTCCTCGACGTTCGACTTCAGCCGGAGGCCTTCGATATTCGATTTCAGCAGAAGGCCTTCGATGTTCGATTTCAGTAGACGATCGTCGACGTTCAATGTCATTGATCGGCTGCGGGCCAGTTTCAGCGAGGTAATCTACAAATTCAACGATGATCAATGTCGGCGTGCGTCGCTAACCTGTTGATTCGGGCCGTCACTACTCGAAACTGATTCTTTTTTCAGGATCATTACAGGCAGGTTGTTACTAAAAATGTGGCCAAACAAATCGCATTGTGACTCAACCTGTTGTTGGATTAAATTGTGTTTTGCGCTGGAAGAATCGTCTAAAAGATGACGTTTACTGACAAAACATTACAGGAAAAATGCCGCTTATAATCgttaaacagaaataaaaatgatCGTCTTTGTTTGTTGGTCAGCCTTAATCGGAAGGTGAAGCAAGATAGTGAGCAAGAGAGTAACGCTCCTTTCTCTAAGTCTCTCctgagcaaagagagagtagaatgaaaaattaaaagagagagagagagagttactCTCTGGCCCGCTGTTCTGTATTTTATGCTCTCTTCTTTATTTATCCTCTATAGACAAGCACGTTCCGTTTGCTTGTTCTGTTCTGTGTTTTATCTCTGTACGCTTCTAGGTGTTCAAATTTTGACTGTTTTAGTTTGTAGAACAGTTTTATGTTAAACGcttaaatttatgttattttgaaTAACCTTCGCTTGGACATCGTGTTTTGGTCTGGGATAATAAGTTAAACTCTTTTTCGCCCCCTGTAGAGCGTCGACGACAAGAAGCCCCGAATTGTGCCGTCCAGTGAGATCAACGGCCATGGTGAGACCAAGATCAACATGCAGGAGGAGACGTACACCTCGTCGCAGGAGGACATTAAGATGCGCATCCAGAAGGAGTCGATCCTGAAGCGCATCCCGGAGGGAGCTGAAGCGACCACGGTGCTGGTCGGTTCGGTGGACTTCCTCGAGCAGCCGACGATCGCGTTCGTCCGGCTGGCCGAGGGAATCCCGATGCCGAGCATTACGGAGGTTCCGATTCCGGTGCGGTTTTTGTTTATCCTGCTGGGACCAAAAACGGCCGAGTTGGACTACCACGAGGTTGGCCGATCGATCGCCACGCTGATGTCGAACGAGCACTTCCACGATATCGCTTACCGAGCGGACGACCGGAAGGATCTGCTGTCGGCGATCAACGAGTTCCTGGACGACTCGATCGTGCTGCCACCGGGCAAGTGGGAACGGCAGGCTTTGCTGCCGTTTGACGAGCTGAGGGCCAAGAGTGACATGATTCGGAACAGAAAGAAGAAGGCGATCGACGAGAAGATCAAGAGCAAGCAACCGCTGATGACCAGCGAGGAGGAGAAGAAGCTGCTGGCGGCATCGGACGGTGATGGCAAGAAGCCACCGAAGAACCCGCTGGAGAAGACCAACCGACTGTGGGGTGGCCTGTTCAACGATATCAAGCGAAGATATCCGATGTACATGAGTGACATCAAGGACGGGTTGAACGCGGAAACGCTCGCCGCGACGATCTTCATGTACTTTGCGGCACTGTCCACGGCCATTACGTTTGGAGGTTTGGCATCGGACAAGACCCACAACCTGATCGGTATCTCCGAGACGTTGGTGTCCTGCGCGTTTGTGGGATTAATTTTCCATACGCTTGCGGGTCAACCTTTGGTCATCATCGGAACTACCGGTCCGCTGCTACTGTTTGACGAAGCGCTCAACCAGTTCTGTATAGCCAACAACTACAGCTTCCTGACGGTTCGAGTCTACATCGGCATGTGGTTGACTATAATTGCGCTCACGGTATCTGCTTTCGAGGGTAGCGTCTATGTACGCTTGTTCACCCGTTTCACGCAGGAGATCTTCTCTGCGTTGATCACCCTAATTTACATCGTAGAAACGGCCATGAAGCTGATCTACGTCTACGGACGTAATCCTCTGCTAGCCGAGTACCGCTACAAGAACATGACGGTCATGCCGCAGCCGCTGCTCGAACCTGACACCAACTCAACTCTCGACTCTTCCGTTGGTCTGCTGGCGGAAAGCCTTACGGCAATCTCCAACGCCACCACCGCCGCAGTTGCAACCCTAAACGACGACGACAACCTGCTCATTCCCGCAGATGCCCTTGGACCAAAGAATCAACCCAACACGGCCTTATTCTGTACGCTGCTTACGCTCGGAACGTTCTCGCTTGCCTACTACCTTCGACTGTTCagaaactcgcactttttgggCCGTAACGCCCGCCGTGCCCTCGGAGACTTTGGCGTGCCGATCTCGATCGCCATCTTCGTGGGTATCGACTACATGCTACCGCAGGTCTTCACCGAAAAGCTCAGCGTGCCGGAAGGAATCTCGCCCAGCGATGAGTCCCGCCGCGGCTGGGTCATCCCGATGGACGGTCTGCCCAGCTGGATGCCCTTCGTCGCCGGCATTCCGGCCCTTCTCGTTTACATCCTGATCTTCATGGAGACGCATATCTCTGAACTGATCGTCGACAAGCCGGAACGTGGCCTCAAGAAGGGCTCCGGGCTGCACATGGACATCGTACTGCTCTGCTTCCTGAACACGGTCTGCGGCTTCTTCGGCATGCCGTGGCACTGCGCCGCCACTGTCCGCTCCGTCACGCACGTGTCCGCCGTCACGATCATGTCCAAGTAAGTTCATACTGCATCCCAATACCCAcgccaaatttcttcaaaaccaGCTCGTTTCAGAACCCACGCCCCCGGTGAATCTCCCCACATTACCGACGTCAAGGAGCAGCGCATCTCCGGCTTCTTCGTGTCGCTGATGGTGGGCCTCTCGGTCACGATGGCACCGATTCTGCGTCTCATCCCGATGTCCGTGCTGTTTGGCGTGTTCCTGTACATGGGTATCGCCTCGATGAGTGGCGTTCAGTTCTTCGACAGGTGAGTAATTACACGCCTCCGAAAACCTAACCTTCCCTAACCTTACTTTTCTACTCCTAGGTTGCGACTGTTCTTCATGCCGGTGAAGCACCACCCGCAGGTACCGTTCGTACGGCGTGTGCCCACCTGGAAGATGCACGTGTTCACGTTCGTGCAGGTGCTGGCGCTGGCCATGCTGTGGACCGTCAAGTCGTCGTCCTTCTCGCTGGCGTTCCCCTTCTTCCTGATCATGATGGTGCCCATTCGGAAGCAGATGGAGCGCATCTTTACGCCGCTGGAGTTGAGGGCGGTAAGTTGGGGTTGTAAAAGGTGGAGCGGGCAGTGGAAATAAAGAccacaggtcgtcaaagtttaATGCGAGAGTGTTCGGACCCGAATGACTTTTGAGTTAAATGGTCCTTAAGCGCAATTAAACAAACAATACAGATTCGAGAGTGTTACAGCAAAGTGAAAAAGTTTGACAGATGCTGAGCTACACGCTAAAAGGCGTGTGGGAGCGTTcgtttattacgtaacgcaaaaattgggatttatttatgttttaatttaatttctgaaaaaaaaaacttcaaatctttCCAGCTTGACGGCAGCCAACCGAACGAGGGAGCCGAGGACGAGCCCGATTTCTACGAGCAAGCACCAATTCCTGCCTAAGCGCACGCTCGCATTACTATTACAAGTTTGATAGTTTTGTGTTTaggaagaaaaagtttttttgatttgcCGTTTGTTGTTAAGTTTAGAAAGCACACACCCACAAACTTGCATCTGTTGGACGTGTTTTTGTCACTCAAAATGTAACAAATTGTTTCCAAACGTGGTAAGTCGTCTTTACTGCAGCTTATACTGTTTACTATACACAGACAAAATTGGACGAAACTTCTATGAAGTgactaatattttttgttaactgTTGGTTAGGTACACACACAAAAcgatatatatttttctatgCATACTTTTGATTATAGTGACGCAATTTACATAACACCACATCAATTGAAAAACACAcaataaattgtaaaataaattaTCTATTTTCCAACTTGATAGCTAAGATCAAAATTAGGACACACATTAGAATAAATTTTCGAAAGAGAGAATAACTTTCAGATCCTTAAGAAAAACTAGTTCCATTCGCATTAGAGTAGATTAAATCTTTTTATTTCTTGATCCCTTAAAAGAAACGTAAGACGAAAgtataaaaatatattgttagaaacaaAAGGAACTTAATAATCAACCTTGAATGAATGTGCAACAGTCTGTGATCAGTATTACTTACGAGTGTATTGGAgagaacaaacacacacatacacacacaaccCCTCTGTACAACACACGCAACTAAAACAATCCTACTTATGTTGAAAACACACAAATAACAAGGAACGACAAAAGGTGCAAATGGTAGGGAAAAAAGAATAGCCAAAACAATAGAAGAAGCTTACTGCGAATCAGGAAACACACCCACAAAGTGAACCAGCCAGGGATGCAAGAAGAACAAACAAGAGCAAAGAGTccaatatatttatattttgatatttacatGTGAGGAGGAGTGCTGCCGCCAAGCGGCGGCAATCGGAAGCTGATTgtagcaaacacacacacactaataCAATGGAACGTTAAAGTTACTGCACGATGGAAACGCGACACGCGGCAAATGCCATACAGAAAGTGGAAATGTTTAAGGTAGATAGAAAAGCATCATAATGATGATGGATTGTTTTTTAGCTAAAAGTGGCATGTGATTAGTTATTGTTCTGTTAAACCAGTTATGTTGTTACACACGCGATGCGCACGACCAAACGTGTGTCGTTTTGTTAGAAGATTCACACatacaacacaaacacacacatacacgcgaAACGAGTGCAAAAAGATTGGCGCATATTCATCTAACTTATAGACTTTTCACTAATGCATATATATCTAATAAAAAGTAGTTAGTACTCATTAGCATTGTGAGAGAATAAAAAGAGAAACAGCTTAGTTTAGATCCCAGTACAGTAGGTCTAGCAAAGATTGGTAGAgtagtaaaaaaaactcttccacataaagaaaaaagaaaggaaCAACACACAAATCACTTGAAATTGAAAACTGATACTTAAAGTAGCTTAGTCTAGCATGGCTTCTAAGAGCAGTCTATAAATGGTTAATAAAAgcataaaacacaaaaaataaaaaaataaatcgtttattatttttcatcaaatatcACAAATATTTACGTCACTTTTTTATGTTCTGTGAAAAACGTGTTTCAACGTTTGACCACCATGACCTTGGAAAAAAGATACAAAATCTCACAATGTTAacaataaaaacacattttgtttggctgaccattatgtgtaTTGTCGTGGTATTGTCCATAAATTTAGTTACAGTTTGTTGAAGGAATCccgaattaaaataaaaaatctatgcAGTATTCGGGGGGCATTTGCATGTGACAAAACGTCTTCTGGCTAAATCTCTATTGGCCAGTTGTCACAATGGCAGATTGTGACAAGATACAAACAGAACAGGtcttttgtttcatttatttcCAGTTTCTGCTCGGCAGTGCggcagtggcagtgcgtggccgaatggttacgctgtccgctttgtaagcggatgattctgggttcgattcccatctgctgcaaccttccatcggatgaggaagtaaaatgtcggtcccggccttggttgttaggccgttaagtcattccaggtagGAGTAGGAGTTGTTTCCATGCcagaagtacaaacaacacaccaaaccaagcctactccggtggaatcgctggcggcggttggactcgcaatccaaaggacgtcagttcaaacactggggtggaaggttccttggagtagaaagaggtttgggtgccctctccattcaagccttcggactcctaggttcgagcagaaacttgcaatagagaccacaaaagacccgggggtcgttaatgtggatggtttgactGTTTTTTTGCTCGAACATAGGAGCAGAAATGCATCTGCAGAAAATTCCATCTAGAACAAAGCTGAGTGCCGctatacactgaaagaaaccaaAATAGCAAATTCATGTGTTTTTCCACGTGAACCGCTCCAAAAATCAACACGATAAATTCACATGCTTTTCCTTTGACCAAAACATGCTTTGCATGTCAAATCCATgtgaaaatcatttgaaaccAGCTGATCGCTAGAGCAAAACCCTTCACGCTTTTTTCATATGGTGTTCACGTTAGATTAAAATGGATTGCACTTCGATTTGCCCCATTTGACTTATCCCTTGACTTCGAAGTGAAAACCACGTGAGATTCGAAAGTTTTGGGTTTTGAATGCGTTTGGGGAAAACTCTTCATCATTAGTAAGATGGCCACAGACGATGgtggttgaaaattttctattcgGTTTAAAATGACGTTTTTTAGAAGAGATTTTGTGTTTAATAAAGATTtgttcttaaattaaaaatatgctcaATGTTCCAGCCATGAAGCCGGCTACAGAATCCGCTCCTGATTTGGTGATCCGGACTGTGGTCTTTATTCGACAACAGCCACTTCGCCGGGGCCCTGGTGCCGGTGCATGTCTGGTCCGAAGGGCTTCAAtcgggagagcacccaaacctcctTTTACTCAAAGGAACCTTTCACTCCagaattcgaactgacgacccaTGGATTGCGAGTCCATTCGCCGACCATCGACTCCACAGAAGCAGCCttggtttgttgtttttgaGCTAACCCGAGAGGTTAGAGAAGAGTTCGGATGGAGGAGAAAAAGGAGACGCGTGTCTTGTGCTTCGTACGGTAACTGTGGGAGTGATCTGTAATTCAAAGTTTTACAATTCGTATCAAATAACATCGCACTGGCGAGGGGTACGCCGATGGTAACATGGGGTTACCACAGTTCTCACCCTTAAGTAAACAACTAAATATAATCAACATTATTTAACTAATTCAGAATGTTAAACAACTTAGCTATTAGGAAAAACCTTTAAACAAACTAAACAATTcaacaaaggaaaaaaaacctaataatAAACGAAATCTTTATCTTTCTTGTAACGTTTCGATCGCGT
Coding sequences:
- the LOC120431243 gene encoding anion exchange protein 2 isoform X3, which encodes MSRRDNNVRKLSFLGFNTKETSNNDPDQVQLDDEMEKVFGSVGTDKEKFELKRLNDDVLVDQSPLKYEETSRPATTSLRPMDNSGASGANNGSSLPSTTPTSPISMSSKSESAAPKPSNDTTLADNSSNDFSEAVHDDPPPVVDQGSTLQGEQWDNSARRNVRFDSQDQPAQFVGLQIEDTNEERRRRTERHHPHKSRKFSLQEYHPEWRRQSGAEGASTGTRRVSVQPEDATLQEADIDELTSHRSDDPRALRRHKVSAQSASGVSASVVSTNRKDNDKLDQLLSSSKCKKLYDHSPHEVFVQLDELTGTGEEREWKETARWIKYEEDVEEGADRWGRPHVASLSFHSLLNLRRCLETGVVLMDLDEKDLPSVAYRIVEQMVTDELIHEDDKPVIMRALLLRHRHVNEHSHGGFHFGPKRKYSSYSSLQNLAFRIHDKSMEHLVFYCEPLSSSQLSGENSRRSSTFDFSRRPSIFDFSRRPSMFDFSRRSSTFNVIDRLRASFSESVDDKKPRIVPSSEINGHGETKINMQEETYTSSQEDIKMRIQKESILKRIPEGAEATTVLVGSVDFLEQPTIAFVRLAEGIPMPSITEVPIPVRFLFILLGPKTAELDYHEVGRSIATLMSNEHFHDIAYRADDRKDLLSAINEFLDDSIVLPPGKWERQALLPFDELRAKSDMIRNRKKKAIDEKIKSKQPLMTSEEEKKLLAASDGDGKKPPKNPLEKTNRLWGGLFNDIKRRYPMYMSDIKDGLNAETLAATIFMYFAALSTAITFGGLASDKTHNLIGISETLVSCAFVGLIFHTLAGQPLVIIGTTGPLLLFDEALNQFCIANNYSFLTVRVYIGMWLTIIALTVSAFEGSVYVRLFTRFTQEIFSALITLIYIVETAMKLIYVYGRNPLLAEYRYKNMTVMPQPLLEPDTNSTLDSSVGLLAESLTAISNATTAAVATLNDDDNLLIPADALGPKNQPNTALFCTLLTLGTFSLAYYLRLFRNSHFLGRNARRALGDFGVPISIAIFVGIDYMLPQVFTEKLSVPEGISPSDESRRGWVIPMDGLPSWMPFVAGIPALLVYILIFMETHISELIVDKPERGLKKGSGLHMDIVLLCFLNTVCGFFGMPWHCAATVRSVTHVSAVTIMSKTHAPGESPHITDVKEQRISGFFVSLMVGLSVTMAPILRLIPMSVLFGVFLYMGIASMSGVQFFDRLRLFFMPVKHHPQVPFVRRVPTWKMHVFTFVQVLALAMLWTVKSSSFSLAFPFFLIMMVPIRKQMERIFTPLELRALDGSQPNEGAEDEPDFYEQAPIPA
- the LOC120431243 gene encoding anion exchange protein 2 isoform X1, with protein sequence MSRRDNNVRKLSFLGFNTKETSNNDPDQVQLDDEMEKVFGSVGTDKEKFELKRLNDDVLVDQSPLKYEETSRPATTSLRPMDNSGASGANNGSSLPSTTPTSPISMSSKSESAAPKPSNDTTLADNSSNDFSEAVHDDPPPVVDQGSTLQGEQWDNSARRNVRFDSQDQPAQFVGLQIEDTNEERRRRTERHHPHKSRKFSLQEYHPEWRRQSGAEGASTGTRRVSVQPEDATLQEADIDELTSHRSDDPRALRRHKVSAQSASGVSASVVSTNRKDNDKLDQLLSSSKCKKLYDHSPHEVFVQLDELTGTGEEREWKETARWIKYEEDVEEGADRWGRPHVASLSFHSLLNLRRCLETGVVLMDLDEKDLPSVAYRIVEQMVTDELIHEDDKPVIMRALLLRHRHVNEHSHGGFHFGPKRKYSSYSSLQSLSLRGGGEDGSSGGLGTTEVIVGVRRLNSFVSPTQSYTLSPPSLHPNYSPNGHHHHHQHQQSKRQHSNGHHNNHHRQRTESPEQPVATVAGGMRRNNSPPSLTVSVDDKKPRIVPSSEINGHGETKINMQEETYTSSQEDIKMRIQKESILKRIPEGAEATTVLVGSVDFLEQPTIAFVRLAEGIPMPSITEVPIPVRFLFILLGPKTAELDYHEVGRSIATLMSNEHFHDIAYRADDRKDLLSAINEFLDDSIVLPPGKWERQALLPFDELRAKSDMIRNRKKKAIDEKIKSKQPLMTSEEEKKLLAASDGDGKKPPKNPLEKTNRLWGGLFNDIKRRYPMYMSDIKDGLNAETLAATIFMYFAALSTAITFGGLASDKTHNLIGISETLVSCAFVGLIFHTLAGQPLVIIGTTGPLLLFDEALNQFCIANNYSFLTVRVYIGMWLTIIALTVSAFEGSVYVRLFTRFTQEIFSALITLIYIVETAMKLIYVYGRNPLLAEYRYKNMTVMPQPLLEPDTNSTLDSSVGLLAESLTAISNATTAAVATLNDDDNLLIPADALGPKNQPNTALFCTLLTLGTFSLAYYLRLFRNSHFLGRNARRALGDFGVPISIAIFVGIDYMLPQVFTEKLSVPEGISPSDESRRGWVIPMDGLPSWMPFVAGIPALLVYILIFMETHISELIVDKPERGLKKGSGLHMDIVLLCFLNTVCGFFGMPWHCAATVRSVTHVSAVTIMSKTHAPGESPHITDVKEQRISGFFVSLMVGLSVTMAPILRLIPMSVLFGVFLYMGIASMSGVQFFDRLRLFFMPVKHHPQVPFVRRVPTWKMHVFTFVQVLALAMLWTVKSSSFSLAFPFFLIMMVPIRKQMERIFTPLELRALDGSQPNEGAEDEPDFYEQAPIPA
- the LOC120431243 gene encoding anion exchange protein 2 isoform X2, translating into MSKITPLVKFRAVPFPTSNNDPDQVQLDDEMEKVFGSVGTDKEKFELKRLNDDVLVDQSPLKYEETSRPATTSLRPMDNSGASGANNGSSLPSTTPTSPISMSSKSESAAPKPSNDTTLADNSSNDFSEAVHDDPPPVVDQGSTLQGEQWDNSARRNVRFDSQDQPAQFVGLQIEDTNEERRRRTERHHPHKSRKFSLQEYHPEWRRQSGAEGASTGTRRVSVQPEDATLQEADIDELTSHRSDDPRALRRHKVSAQSASGVSASVVSTNRKDNDKLDQLLSSSKCKKLYDHSPHEVFVQLDELTGTGEEREWKETARWIKYEEDVEEGADRWGRPHVASLSFHSLLNLRRCLETGVVLMDLDEKDLPSVAYRIVEQMVTDELIHEDDKPVIMRALLLRHRHVNEHSHGGFHFGPKRKYSSYSSLQSLSLRGGGEDGSSGGLGTTEVIVGVRRLNSFVSPTQSYTLSPPSLHPNYSPNGHHHHHQHQQSKRQHSNGHHNNHHRQRTESPEQPVATVAGGMRRNNSPPSLTVSVDDKKPRIVPSSEINGHGETKINMQEETYTSSQEDIKMRIQKESILKRIPEGAEATTVLVGSVDFLEQPTIAFVRLAEGIPMPSITEVPIPVRFLFILLGPKTAELDYHEVGRSIATLMSNEHFHDIAYRADDRKDLLSAINEFLDDSIVLPPGKWERQALLPFDELRAKSDMIRNRKKKAIDEKIKSKQPLMTSEEEKKLLAASDGDGKKPPKNPLEKTNRLWGGLFNDIKRRYPMYMSDIKDGLNAETLAATIFMYFAALSTAITFGGLASDKTHNLIGISETLVSCAFVGLIFHTLAGQPLVIIGTTGPLLLFDEALNQFCIANNYSFLTVRVYIGMWLTIIALTVSAFEGSVYVRLFTRFTQEIFSALITLIYIVETAMKLIYVYGRNPLLAEYRYKNMTVMPQPLLEPDTNSTLDSSVGLLAESLTAISNATTAAVATLNDDDNLLIPADALGPKNQPNTALFCTLLTLGTFSLAYYLRLFRNSHFLGRNARRALGDFGVPISIAIFVGIDYMLPQVFTEKLSVPEGISPSDESRRGWVIPMDGLPSWMPFVAGIPALLVYILIFMETHISELIVDKPERGLKKGSGLHMDIVLLCFLNTVCGFFGMPWHCAATVRSVTHVSAVTIMSKTHAPGESPHITDVKEQRISGFFVSLMVGLSVTMAPILRLIPMSVLFGVFLYMGIASMSGVQFFDRLRLFFMPVKHHPQVPFVRRVPTWKMHVFTFVQVLALAMLWTVKSSSFSLAFPFFLIMMVPIRKQMERIFTPLELRALDGSQPNEGAEDEPDFYEQAPIPA